The Gavia stellata isolate bGavSte3 chromosome 1, bGavSte3.hap2, whole genome shotgun sequence genome has a segment encoding these proteins:
- the CXADR gene encoding coxsackievirus and adenovirus receptor isoform X2: protein MEPPPLLVSLVLLCSAGLTRSLSITSVDQSMFEKAQGEKVTLPCTFVLSEEDEGPLDIEWVLIPADNQKKEQIIIMYAVDRIYNHYYAAMNGRMQFTNPDPRSGDGSLDILNLKSADTGTYQCKVKKAPGVQSQKIQLTVLVKPARTKCSIEGSQEIGKDVILKCASQEGSPLLSYDWRRVSGTQELPATSMLNKNTGELLLKNASQDYSGIYNCVASNRVGTDECSVELNVTPPINTAGIIAGAIIGTLLGLSVLAFLVFCCCKKHREKKYEKEVHHDIREDVPPPKSRSSTARSYIGSNRSSLGSMSPSNMEGYTKTPYSQVPSEDFERPPGQNPTFAPSKYDIAHKIGDITVV, encoded by the exons gtCTAACAAGAAGCCTAAGTATAACTTCAGTTGATCAATCAATGTTTGAAAAAGCACAAGGAGAGAAAGTTACGTTGCCATGTACTTTTGTACTCTCAGAAGAAGATGAAGGCCCACTAGATATTGAGTGGGTATTGATACCAGCAGATAATCAAAAGAAGGAACAAATA aTAATTATGTATGCTGTAGACAGGATTTATAATCATTATTATGCTGCTATGAATGGGCGGATGCAGTTTACTAATCCTGATCCCAGATCTGGTGATGGTTCATTGGATATCCTGAATTTAAAGTCAGCAGACACTGGCACATACCAGTGCAAAGTGAAGAAGGCTCCTGGAGTTCAAAGCCAAAAAATACAGTTGACTGTACTTG TAAAGCCAGCAAGAACTAAGTGTTCCATTGAAGGATCACAGGAGATTGGAAAAGATGTTATCTTGAAATGTGCATCACAAGAAGGATCCCCACTTTTGTCTTACGACTGGAGGAGAGTATCTGGCACACAGGAACTTCCTGCCACTTCTATGCTGA ATAAAAATACAGGGGAACTTCTCTTGAAAAATGCCTCTCAAGACTATTCTGGTATATACAATTGCGTTGCCTCAAACAGAGTTGGCACGGATGAATGTTCTGTTGAGCTGAATGTCACCCCTC CTATAAATACAGCTGGTATAATTGCTGGAGCTATTATAGGAACTCTGCTGGGTCTTTCTGTACTGGCTTTTCTCGTCTTCTGTTGCTGTAAGAAACATAGAGAGAAGAAATATGAGAAAGAAGTACATCATGATATCAG agaagatGTTCCACCTCCAAAAAGTCGCAGTTCAACAGCCCGCAGCTACATAGGCAGCAACCGTTCTTCTCTAGGTTCGATGTCTCCCTCAAATATGGAAGGATATACCAAAACTCCGTATAGCCAAGTCCCAAGTGAAGACTTTGAACGTCCTCCTGGTCAAAACCCAACCTTTGCACCTTCAAAG taTGACATCGCACACAAGATTGGTGACATAACAGTGGTATAA
- the CXADR gene encoding coxsackievirus and adenovirus receptor isoform X1, whose translation MEPPPLLVSLVLLCSAGLTRSLSITSVDQSMFEKAQGEKVTLPCTFVLSEEDEGPLDIEWVLIPADNQKKEQIIIMYAVDRIYNHYYAAMNGRMQFTNPDPRSGDGSLDILNLKSADTGTYQCKVKKAPGVQSQKIQLTVLVKPARTKCSIEGSQEIGKDVILKCASQEGSPLLSYDWRRVSGTQELPATSMLNKNTGELLLKNASQDYSGIYNCVASNRVGTDECSVELNVTPPINTAGIIAGAIIGTLLGLSVLAFLVFCCCKKHREKKYEKEVHHDIREDVPPPKSRSSTARSYIGSNRSSLGSMSPSNMEGYTKTPYSQVPSEDFERPPGQNPTFAPSKVAAPNLSRMGAVPVMIPAQSKDGSIV comes from the exons gtCTAACAAGAAGCCTAAGTATAACTTCAGTTGATCAATCAATGTTTGAAAAAGCACAAGGAGAGAAAGTTACGTTGCCATGTACTTTTGTACTCTCAGAAGAAGATGAAGGCCCACTAGATATTGAGTGGGTATTGATACCAGCAGATAATCAAAAGAAGGAACAAATA aTAATTATGTATGCTGTAGACAGGATTTATAATCATTATTATGCTGCTATGAATGGGCGGATGCAGTTTACTAATCCTGATCCCAGATCTGGTGATGGTTCATTGGATATCCTGAATTTAAAGTCAGCAGACACTGGCACATACCAGTGCAAAGTGAAGAAGGCTCCTGGAGTTCAAAGCCAAAAAATACAGTTGACTGTACTTG TAAAGCCAGCAAGAACTAAGTGTTCCATTGAAGGATCACAGGAGATTGGAAAAGATGTTATCTTGAAATGTGCATCACAAGAAGGATCCCCACTTTTGTCTTACGACTGGAGGAGAGTATCTGGCACACAGGAACTTCCTGCCACTTCTATGCTGA ATAAAAATACAGGGGAACTTCTCTTGAAAAATGCCTCTCAAGACTATTCTGGTATATACAATTGCGTTGCCTCAAACAGAGTTGGCACGGATGAATGTTCTGTTGAGCTGAATGTCACCCCTC CTATAAATACAGCTGGTATAATTGCTGGAGCTATTATAGGAACTCTGCTGGGTCTTTCTGTACTGGCTTTTCTCGTCTTCTGTTGCTGTAAGAAACATAGAGAGAAGAAATATGAGAAAGAAGTACATCATGATATCAG agaagatGTTCCACCTCCAAAAAGTCGCAGTTCAACAGCCCGCAGCTACATAGGCAGCAACCGTTCTTCTCTAGGTTCGATGTCTCCCTCAAATATGGAAGGATATACCAAAACTCCGTATAGCCAAGTCCCAAGTGAAGACTTTGAACGTCCTCCTGGTCAAAACCCAACCTTTGCACCTTCAAAGGTAGCTGCACCTAATTTAAGTAGAATGGGAGCTGTTCCTGTGATGATTCCAGCACAAAGCAAAGATGGGTCCATagtataa